One part of the Hippopotamus amphibius kiboko isolate mHipAmp2 chromosome 14, mHipAmp2.hap2, whole genome shotgun sequence genome encodes these proteins:
- the STOML3 gene encoding stomatin-like protein 3: MCLKIIKEYERAVVFRLGRIQANKAKGPGLILVLPCIDVFVKVDLRTVTCNIPPQEILTRDSVTTQVDGVVYYRIYSSVSAVANVNDVHQATFLLAQTTLRNVLGTQTLSQILAGREEIAHSIQTLLDDATELWGIRVARVEIKDVRIPLQLQRSMAAEAEATREARARVLAAEGEMNASKALKSASMVLAESPIALQLRYLQTLTTVATEKNSTIVFPLPMNVLEGIGGISYDNHKKVPNRA; this comes from the exons ATGTGCTTGAAG ATCATTAAGGAGTACGAACGTGCTGTTGTATTCCGGCTGGGACGCATCCAAGCTAACAAAGCCAAAGGGCCAG GTTTGATTCTGGTCCTGCCTTGCATAGATGTGTTTGTCAAAGTTGATCTCCGGACCGTCACTTGCAACATCCCTCCACAGGAG ATCCTCACCAGAGACTCTGTGACCACTCAAGTGGACGGGGTGGTCTATTACAGAATCTATAGCTCCGTCTCGGCGGTGGCTAACGTCAACGATGTCCACCAAGCCACCTTTCTGCTGGCTCAGACCACTCTGAGAAATGTCCTAGGGACACAGACCTTGTCCCAAATCTTAGCTGGCCGAGAAGAGATCGCGCATAGCATCCAG ACCTTACTTGATGATGCCACCGAGCTGTGGGGGATCCGGGTGGCCCGAGTGGAAATCAAAGACGTCCGGATTCCCTTGCAGCTGCAGAGGTCCATGGCCGCCGAGGCCGAGGCCACCCGGGAGGCCAGGGCCAGG gtCCTTGcagcagaaggagaaatgaatGCTTCTAAAGCTCTGAAGTCAGCCTCCATGGTACTGGCCGAGTCCCCTATAGCCCTCCAGCTGCGTTACCTGCAGACCTTAACCACCGTCGCCACAGAGAAGAATTCCACCATTGTGTTTCCTCTGCCCATGAATGTTCTAGAGGGCATTGGTGGCATCAGCTACGATAACCACAAGAAGGTCCCTAACAGAGCCTGA